One genomic region from Verrucomicrobiota bacterium encodes:
- a CDS encoding DUF1553 domain-containing protein, producing the protein MLQRALVLLPTLLVSGSVFSPLVADAGPAKDPFKPADRQHWAFQKVGRPAPPKVKNSPWVRNPIDAFVLSELEAKGLQPAPPADKITLLRRATLDLTGLPPTPEEADAFLRDKSAESFAHIVDHLLDSPQYGERWARHWLDLARYAESDGFKEDAVRPDIWRYRDYVIKSFNNDKPYDRFIKEQIAGDELWPDDPDARTATAFNRHYPDESNARILTQRRQEILNDITDTVGAVFTGLTYACARCHNHKYDPILQADYYRLQAFFANTAAADKTPLVSSEDLRRYNEKLALWKEKTRAIREEMDALEAPHREKLVKEYYDKYPTEIRAILNKPETERNPFERQMAWKAKQYLDPDSREFVGATAHVIDKIKGDNRKRWNELKVELDQFKELHPGELPLTSAMTDIGREAPKTFILRSGAYDAPRDEVEPGFLTILNPLPAKIVSPPGMASSGRRTALANILTDPENPLTARVMVNRLWQYHFGRGIVGTPSDFGFKGERPTHPQLLDWLAGEFVRNGWSMKKLHRLILTSSTYQLSSRYDVAAARIDPDNKLLWRFPRQRLEGEVIRDCALAVAGLLNPKLGGPSVLPELPPGLSVRGGWKVSTDEGERNRRSVYILVRRNTRYPMFETFDMPDTHESCARRNVTTTPVQALTMLNSELTLKWAEGFAARVLQAAGNDLDAQIDTAFRLALSRHPDKEEKKTAKQFFARQQNIVKERMDAGEPLALPPKLPEKADKAEAAVLVDFCHTLVNANEFVYEN; encoded by the coding sequence ATGTTACAACGCGCCCTGGTTCTTCTTCCGACTTTGCTGGTGAGCGGCAGCGTGTTTTCGCCACTGGTGGCAGACGCCGGGCCGGCAAAAGACCCATTCAAGCCGGCTGACCGCCAGCACTGGGCGTTTCAAAAGGTTGGCCGCCCGGCGCCGCCCAAAGTGAAGAACAGTCCCTGGGTCCGCAATCCCATCGATGCCTTTGTGCTTTCTGAACTGGAAGCGAAAGGACTTCAACCCGCGCCGCCGGCGGACAAAATCACCTTGTTGCGTCGCGCCACGCTCGATTTGACCGGCTTGCCGCCGACGCCGGAGGAGGCGGATGCATTCCTCCGTGACAAATCTGCCGAATCCTTTGCGCACATTGTGGACCATCTGCTCGACTCGCCGCAATACGGCGAGCGCTGGGCGCGGCACTGGCTTGATCTGGCGCGCTATGCCGAAAGCGACGGCTTCAAGGAAGACGCCGTACGTCCCGACATCTGGCGCTACCGCGATTACGTCATCAAGTCATTCAACAACGACAAACCGTACGACCGCTTCATCAAGGAACAAATTGCCGGCGACGAACTTTGGCCCGATGATCCCGACGCCCGCACCGCGACTGCCTTCAACCGCCATTATCCCGACGAGAGCAATGCCCGTATCCTGACGCAGCGTCGGCAGGAGATTTTGAACGACATCACCGATACCGTGGGCGCCGTGTTCACCGGACTGACTTACGCCTGCGCCCGTTGTCACAACCACAAGTATGATCCGATTCTTCAAGCCGACTATTACCGACTGCAGGCATTCTTCGCCAACACCGCCGCGGCGGACAAAACTCCACTTGTCTCATCCGAAGACCTCCGGCGTTACAACGAAAAGCTGGCGCTGTGGAAAGAAAAGACGCGCGCCATCCGCGAGGAAATGGACGCGCTTGAAGCGCCGCATCGTGAAAAGCTGGTGAAGGAATACTACGACAAATATCCGACGGAAATTCGCGCCATCCTCAACAAGCCGGAGACTGAGCGCAATCCGTTCGAGCGGCAGATGGCCTGGAAAGCAAAGCAGTATCTCGACCCCGATTCCCGCGAGTTCGTCGGCGCAACCGCGCACGTCATCGACAAAATCAAAGGCGACAACCGCAAACGCTGGAACGAACTCAAGGTCGAGCTTGACCAGTTCAAGGAGCTTCATCCCGGCGAATTGCCCCTCACTTCGGCCATGACTGATATTGGCCGCGAAGCGCCGAAGACGTTCATCCTGCGCAGCGGGGCTTACGATGCGCCGCGCGATGAAGTTGAACCCGGCTTTCTGACAATCCTGAATCCTTTGCCAGCGAAAATTGTTTCACCGCCTGGGATGGCGTCCAGCGGCCGGCGCACGGCATTGGCCAACATTCTAACTGATCCAGAGAATCCGCTCACGGCGCGCGTGATGGTCAATCGGCTTTGGCAGTATCATTTCGGTCGCGGCATCGTCGGCACGCCGAGCGATTTCGGTTTCAAGGGTGAACGCCCGACCCATCCCCAACTGCTCGACTGGCTGGCGGGCGAATTTGTCCGCAACGGCTGGAGCATGAAGAAGCTTCACCGCCTCATCCTGACCTCCAGCACCTACCAGCTATCTTCCCGCTACGACGTGGCCGCGGCCAGGATCGATCCCGACAACAAACTGCTCTGGCGTTTTCCCCGGCAAAGGCTCGAAGGCGAAGTCATTCGCGATTGCGCACTTGCCGTCGCCGGTCTGTTGAATCCCAAGCTGGGCGGTCCGAGTGTGCTGCCCGAACTGCCGCCGGGCCTGAGCGTTCGCGGCGGTTGGAAGGTGAGCACCGACGAAGGGGAGCGCAATCGCCGCAGCGTTTACATTCTCGTGCGTCGCAACACGCGCTACCCGATGTTCGAAACCTTTGACATGCCGGACACGCACGAGAGTTGCGCCCGGCGCAACGTCACCACCACGCCGGTTCAGGCGCTCACGATGCTCAACAGCGAACTCACACTCAAATGGGCGGAAGGCTTCGCCGCACGCGTTCTGCAAGCCGCCGGCAACGACCTCGACGCGCAAATCGACACCGCGTTTCGACTCGCTTTGTCGCGCCACCCTGATAAAGAAGAAAAGAAAACAGCGAAACAATTTTTCGCACGCCAGCAGAACATCGTCAAAGAACGAATGGATGCCGGCGAACCATTGGCCTTGCCGCCGAAGTTGCCGGAAAAGGCGGACAAGGCTGAGGCCGCCGTGCTGGTGGATTTCTGCCACACGTTGGTCAATGCGAATGAGTTTGTTTATGAAAATTGA